One Marmota flaviventris isolate mMarFla1 chromosome 17, mMarFla1.hap1, whole genome shotgun sequence genomic window, TGTTGATCTTGGCAAGGCAGCTGTATTGGGGTCAGAAGCCTACCTGGAAAGGGCTCTGTGGAGAAGGGGACACATGGATGGAGGAAGCAGGCATGTGCAGTGCTTTCAGGGAGGATGGCTctgaaaagaaggaggaaaggacCAAGACATCAGTGACAATGGGGACCTGAGAGGGCCTTGGAGATGAAATCTGTTCCAGCATATTGGTTTGTTCATTATAATAATCTAATACAAGAGAAAAATGTGATGATGGAGGTGGAGCAGAGGGAGCTGCAGGAATAAAGCCCTGGGTTGGAGAGAGGTGGGCCTTAGAAGCAGGGAGCTCtaatcctcctttttttttttttttaaaatattctattagttgttgatagacctttatttatttatgtgcttatttatttatttatttgtatgtggtgctaagaattgaacccagtgcttcacacatggtaagcaagcgctctgccactgagccacaatgccagccccagTTCCTCTTTAACAAGGTGAAAGGCAGGCTTATAGGCACACAGATAGTCAGCTGAGAGGATGGGAGAGATGATGAAAAGGCTTTTTAGTTATGAATGGTCCTGAACTTTATGCTGATTTGACATGATTTTTGAACTTTATGATGGTGTAAAAGCAACATCTATGCGGTAGAAACTGTactctgaattttgaattttgaccttTTCCCAGACTAGTAATGTGCCATACAAGACTCTATCAGAATGCTGAATAGTGCAGCAGCTGCAGCTCCAGTTGGCCCTGTGATCATGTGGAAAACAATCAAAGCTACAGAGCACTGTGGTGCTAATCTAGGAAGTTCAGGGGACTAGGTatagtaaatacattttttccttatcatatttttaacttacaatggattgattttttttttttcaactaagcAGGTGACTTTTAAAACAAACACGAAACTGACATTCAGAGGGAAAGGGATCAGTGGCTGAGTTAGGGCGGCCTAATCAGCCACACTGAGGAAGCAGGAGAGAATGGGTACGAATGATCAGGCAGTGGGTGAGGGGAGCTGACTCAGTTATTCCCAAGGGGCTTGGGGCGAAAGGTTTGGAACCTTACTCCGTCCCCAGAGCTCCCCTTAGAACCATAATTTCCCTTTCTTAAAACTTaccctcccccctcaaaaaagtGTAAAAGTTGGTTGTTTTTTAGTGAGCTAAAGGGAGCTCCAATGTggctttttaaaatcttccttttgaagggcttaattttttttttatctgtaaaaaaaTGCAGTAGTTTTGAGGGGGGTGCACCCTTAGAAGTGGTTAAGTAGAACCTTGTATAAACACCCTTCCCCGGCCCTTCCTTCCTTTGAGGGCAGCAATCCCATCCCATCCTCTCTCCCAGACATTAGAAACATCTTTTAAACAGAAGTCCTTGAATAATCCAATATAAAAGTACATGCCTCTGCTGGGCATGGAAGGGGCtgtggaggggcaggaggagcttTCCTTACGTAGTGATGAACTCTCCAGCTGGGGAAGGGTCCCAGTGGGGAAGGGCTGTTCCTGGAACTGTGATCTCCGTGGGGGGCAAGGGGGAGAGATGTCTGGCTGGATCCTCACTGTGGAGGTGGTACAGGGGTGACTGTCCCTGGACTTGGGGCCGTGGGGTCTGGAGGCAGGGGAGTGCCTGGGTCTGGCAGTGGGCTGGCACTGGGCAGGAGGTTTCCCTGAACAGCTGCCACAATGGCAGGGCTCTGGGCTGCGGCGGATCCGAGCCCCGGCCCGAGAGGCAAGGAAGATGGCATGGTGGTGGTCGCCGGCAGGTTAGGATGTAGAGGGTTCGCCATGGACACAGGCAGGTTAGGTGGGGGGAGTGTGCCCGGGGCGAACGGGAGATGGTGATGATGCCCATGCAGGTTAGGAGGAGGGGGAAGGTTAATACTGATGGAGTCAGCTAGACTGCCAAATGGGATGATGgatggagcaggaggaggaggaggcggcatGCCAAAAGGCAAACCCAAAGGAGCATTACCCGCCACGCCTGGGTGCCCGCTGCCTGGCACTGCCCCTGGCATCATTGAGGGAGGAGTTTGTTGGTTGGGGAACGGTGAGGGGCCATGGGGTCCGGGGGGGGTACCCCTGGTGGGACTGCCCCAGGCTGGGGGGCTCCAGTTGGTTGTGGCTGCTGTGGCCCTGCTGTTGGTCCTGCCTGCCCAATCTGTTCAGAAGGGCCCAAGCTTCCAGGAGGGGCCCCACTGCCAGCAGGAGCAGGGGCCACAGAGGCTGAAGCCACAGCTAGGCCATGAATTGTGGGTGGCCCAGCAGCCCCTGAGGGGGGTATGGGCTGGGAGCCTGGAGGCAGGGTTGgtggtggctgctgctgctgttggtgCATCTGCTGGAAGTGCTGCTGCCGTGCCCTCATCTCCGCATACTTCAGCTGCTCCATGTGGAAGGCTTGTCGGTCTGCTAGGAGCTGCTGCCTCTGATACTCCAGTGCTTCCCGCTCCCGGTCCATTATTGTCTCCAGCTCCTCAAAGTGTCGAAGTTTGATCTCCAGTTTTTTCATCTGGGTCTCCACCAGCAGGGCCACCAAAGATTTGATCTTTCTTTCCTCAACAGCAGCCAAGTGCTTGGCCTTCACTGCAGCGGCAGCCAGAGCAGCAGCGGCAGCAGTGGAGAGGTTACCCTCACCAATATCCCGTTCCACCTTTGTCTTCCTTTCCCCCTCTGACTCCACCACTTCCTTTAATATTTCCTCCTGTCCTTCCTTTGGTTCCTTCTCCTTCTCAGAGTCAACTATCGGGTCCCCATCACTCTTCTCTGACTCCTTCTCACTGTcgccttcttttcctttctcttcatccTTCTTGGGAGCCtcacttgttttctcctttgcttcctCCTCTACAACCCCTCCTTCTCGGGGTTCCTTGGGCTCCTTCTTTTCATCTGTGGCCTGGCCCTCTGCCCGTGCCTCATCGGTCCCGCTCTCCTCAATGCGCTCAGGCTCATCGGAGGTGGTTCCTGCAATGCCACTGCTTTCCAGACCAAAAGCTGGGTCAGCCTTGCCTGTCACTTTGGCTGCTTCTTCCACTTTCCGAACATGGGCCTCCACCAAGGCTGTGGGCACCTCTTCCTTCATTTTGGAAAACTCTTCTAGGGCTGACTTTGCAGCTGCAGAAGCGACTCGGGGATCGACGACAGAGGCCAGAAAGGCAACCGTGCTCATAACAGGGTTGCCCGACTGACTGAAGGGGATGGGCTGGTAGGccagggagcccagggaggcCTCTGAGTCTTCCAGGTAGGGGTCTTCAATGGGAAGGCGAAGAAAATGCAAGATACATTCGTCCTGCGTACGGCTTCCCACATGCTCGGATACTTTGTTCCAGTCATCCTTGTACATTTCCAGGGCCTCCAGGAGTAGCAGGGTTTCCTGTTCTGTCCACTCTCGAGTAGCACTGGCTGCAGCTTTGCTCTTGGAGGGAACATTCTTCTTTGTGTACATGTCTGTGCGCAGTCCAAAGTTCTGAATGTCTGTTGGTTTCTCTTTGCCTTTGTCAGGAAAGTTGAGCATTTGTTGGGAAGCAGAGCTCTGTGGGGTTTTGGGCTGCAGAGGTACCAGCCCTGATGGCGTGTCAGCCAAGACATGGAAGTGAGAAGTGGGTGGAGGCCCCATTGGGGTTGGGCGACTCTCAGCATCCACCTGGTAGTTAATAAGACCCCATTGTTCTAGGAAGGCATGGACCCTCATGATGGCACAGACGTCACCTGCCAAGTTCCGACGGCAGGCAGTCGAGGTGAGATATTCCTGAGGGTTCAGTCGGTAAGTGTCAATCATGAAGTTTTGATAGGCCAGGTAGATCTCTGGAGTCTTGGACTTATTCTTGCCGTTAAAGAACTCAGGGAGAGCCCTCCGCTCAATGGCATGAACACTGTTGTAATCAAACCAGGCAGCACAGCTAGGAATGATGATGTGGTGGGTCTGCTCAGTCACATTGTCCGCATGCAGGTCTGGATTCTTGGTCTGCTCCCCCTTGTTCCCCGTACTGCTTTCATCCTCATCCTTGCCCGGGGTCTCCATGCCTTCATCCTCCTGCTCATCTAGGTCAGTCATGGTGCCTCCTTTGACTGGGGCTGACTCCGAGTCCTTCTTAGTATTGACTGTTTTGGGCAGGGTCACTTCTTCTACATTGGGGACTGGAGAGGGCTCATCCATGTCCTTTGTCAGGTCTTCTTGCTCTTCCTCTCTGTGGCCACGCTTTGACTTAGTGTAAGGTGTTGAGGGACCTTTCTTAGCATTTTTCTTCTTAGCTTCTGGGGTTGATGAAGGAGAGGGGGAGCGCTTTCTCTTCTTATAATTCCCTCCTTTCTTGTCCCTTCGATCTGAATCTGGGCTATTCACCTCATCTGTCAATGTCTTAGCTGAAATTTTCTTCCGGCGAGAGACAGGGTTTTTGTCATCATTTACTTCATAATCTtcctcatt contains:
- the LOC114083616 gene encoding LOW QUALITY PROTEIN: SWI/SNF complex subunit SMARCC2-like (The sequence of the model RefSeq protein was modified relative to this genomic sequence to represent the inferred CDS: inserted 2 bases in 2 codons; deleted 1 base in 1 codon); this translates as MAVRKKDGGPNVKYYEAADTVTQFDNVRLWLGKNYKXDFKAGGSLCHILAAAYKFKSDKGWRRYDFQNPSRMDRNVEMFMTIEKSLVQNNCLSRPNIFLCPEIEPKLLGKLKDIIKRHQGTVTEDKNNASHVVYPVPGNLEEEEWVRPVMKRDKQVLLHWGYYPDSYDTWIPASEIEASVEDAPTPEKPRKVHAKWILDTDSFNEWMNEEDYEVNDDKNPVSRRKKISAKTLTDEVNSPDSDRRDKKGGNYKKRKRSPSPSSTPEAKKKNAKKGPSTPYTKSKRGHREEEQEDLTKDMDEPSPVPNVEEVTLPKTVNTKKDSESAPVKGGTMTDLDEQEDEGMETPGKDEDESSTGNKGEQTKNPDLHADNVTEQTHHIIIPSCAAWFDYNSVHAIERRALPEFFNGKNKSKTPEIYLAYQNFMIDTYRLNPQEYLTSTACRRNLAGDVCAIMRVHAFLEQWGLINYQVDAESRPTPMGPPPTSHFHVLADTPSGLVPLQPKTPQSSASQQMLNFPDKGKEKPTDIQNFGLRTDMYTKKNVPSKSKAAASATREWTEQETLLLLEALEMYKDDWNKVSEHVGSRTQDECILHFLRLPIEDPYLEDSEASLGSLAYQPIPFSQSGNPVMSTVAFLASVVDPRVASAAAKSALEEFSKMKEEVPTALVEAHVRKVEEAAKVTGKADPAFGLESSGIAGTTSDEPERIEESGTDEARAEGQATDEKKEPKEPREGGVVEEEAKEKTSEAPKKDEEKGKEGDSEKESEKSDGDPIVDSEKEKEPKEGQEEILKEVVESEGERKTKVERDIGEGNLSTAAAAALAAAAVKAKHLAAVEERKIKSLVALLVETQMKKLEIKLRHFEELETIMDREREALEYQRQQLLADRQAFHMEQLKYAEMRARQQHFQQMHQQQQQPPPTLPPGSQPIPPSGAAGPPTIHGLAVASASVAPAPAGSGAPPGSLGPSEQIGQAGPTAGPQQPQPTGAPQPGAVPPGVPPPXPHGPSPFPNQQTPPSMMPGAVPGSGHPGVADPGTPLPPDPTAPSPGTVTPVPPPQ